The Candidatus Nitrosocaldus cavascurensis genome segment AAAGCATCATATAATGCTTCCTCCAGACAGCCCTGGAGGCAAGGTTATTGCTATAGAGAGTGAAGATGCTTACGATCTAGAGCATCCAATAGCAACACTTGAGAAGAATGGGAGAAGGTATGAGGCAAAGATGTACCATTACTGGCCTGTTAGGAGGCCTAGACCATTGAGGGAGAAGTTAGATCCAGCGATACCTTTGATAACTGGGCAGAGAGTAATAGATACGTTCTTCCCAGTTGCAAAGGGGGGTACAGCAGCAATACCTGGAGGTTTTGGTACAGGTAAGACAGTTACTATGCACCAGATAGCAAAGTGGGCAGATGCACAGGTTGTGATCTACATAGGGTGTGGGGAGAGAGGTAATGAGATGACTGAAGTCCTTGTTGAGTTCCCTCATCTAACCGATCCTAGATCTGGTAGACCATTGATGGAGCGTACAGTGCTTGTTGCAAACACAAGCAACATGCCAGTTGCTGCTAGAGAGGCAAGTATATACACTGGAGTAACCATGGGCGAGTACTACAGGGATATGGGCTATGATGTTGTTCTAGTTGCTGATTCTACAAGTAGATGGGCTGAAGCGTTGAGGGAGATGAGTGGGAGGCTTGAGGAGATGCCTGCTGAGGAAGGCTATCCATCCTATCTAGCATCAAGGCTTGCTGAGTTCTATGAGCGTGCTGGTAGAGGAATAGCATTGGGTACACCAGAGCGCATAGGCTCTGTAACACTCATAGGTGCTGTATCACCATCTGGTGCAGACTTTACCGAGCCTGTAACTACACATACCATCAGGTTCATAAAGACCTTCTGGGGTCTAGACACTAGATTGGCATACTCTAGGCATTATCCAGCAATAAACTGGATGATAAGCTACTCAGGCTACGTTGATAGCATAGCAAAGTGGTGGATGAAGAATGTTAGTGAGGAGTGGCTCAGGTTGAGGGAAGAGGGTTACTACATACTCCAGAGGGAGGATACGCTCAAGGAGATAGTTAGGCTTCTAGGCCCTGAGGCTCTTCCAGATGAGGAGAAGTTGGTGCTAGAGGTTGCAAGGATGATAAAGATAGGCATACTTCAGCAGGCAGCATTCGATAAGATAGACACATACTGCAGCCCAGCAAAGCAGTTCAAACTACTAAGGCTCATGGTTGGGTTCTATAGAGAGGCACAGAAGGCATTGAAGGCAGGGATCTCATTGGCCGATATAAGATCCATGCAGATAATAACAAGGATGCTCAAGGCAAAGTTTGAGATAAGCGAGGAGGAGATAAGCAAGATAGATGCTCTATACAATGATATGGTTGAAGAGTTCAAGGCTTTAACTGCTAGGGAGGTGAAGCAGGTAGTTGGTTGAGGTTGGTGTTGAGTACACAAAGGTTAGTGAGATAAGGGGACCATTGCTGATAGTTGAGGGTATAAGCAAGGCATCGTTTGATGAGCTTGTAGAGATAGAGACCATAGATGGGATAAAGAGGTTAGGCAAGGTACTGGAGGTAGGGCAGGGCAAGGCGGTCATCCAGGTCTTTGAGGGTACAACAGGGTTGAGTGTTAAAGGTACTAGGGCAAGGTTCCTAGGTAAGACCATGGAGGTCCCAGTATCACAGGAGTTACTTGGTAGGATATTCGATGGTCTTGGAAGGCCAATAGATGGGCTTCCAGAGCCTATAGCAGAGGAGTTCAGGGATGTGAATGGTGCACCAATCAACCCTGAGAGGAGGGAGTACCCTAGAGACTTCATACAGACTGGTGTATCTGTGATAGATGGTATGTTAACACTGGTTAGAGGACAGAAGTTACCAATATTCTCAGGTTCTGGTATGCCCCACAACATCCTTGCTGCACAGATTGCAAGGCAGGCAACAGTTGTAGGTAGTGGGGAGGAGTTTGCAGTTGTCTTCGCTGCCATAGGCGTGCAATACAGTGAGGCTCAGTACTTCAAGCGTAGCCTTGAGGAGAGTGGAGCACTTAGGAGGAGCACGCTCTTCCTTAACCTTGCAGATGACCCAGCAATAGAGAGGATAATAACACCTAGGGTAGCATTAACAGTTGCAGAGTATCTAGCATTCGATCTTAACATGCATGTCCTTGTCATACTTACTGATATGACCAATTATGCTGAAGCATTGAGGGAGATAAGCGCTGCGAGAGAAGAGGTTCCAGGGAGGAAGGGTTACCCAGGTTATCTATACACAGACCTCGCAACGATATATGAGAGGGCAGGTAGGATAAAGAATATCAAGGGAAGCATAACACAGATGCCAATACTCTCAATGCCAGCAGATGATATAACCCATCCAATACCAGACCTAACAGGCTATATAACTGAAGGGCAGATAGTGCTTAGCAGGGATCTATTCAGGAGGGATATATATCCTCCAGTTGGTGTGCTAATGAGTCTAAGCAGGCTCATGAAGGATGGTGTAGGAGAGGGTAAGACTAGAGCAGATCACATGGAGGTTAGTAACCAGTTGTATGATGCATATGCTAGGGCTCAAGAAGTTAGGGCATTATCAGAGATAGTTGGGAAGGCAGGGCTTACAGGCGTTGACCTTAAGTACCTTGACTTTGGTGATGCATTTGAGCAGCAGTTCCTCAAGCAGAGTGTTGATGAGAATAGAACGTTAGAGGAGACGCTGAGGAGGGCATGGGATGTACTCTCAACCCTTCCAGAGGGTGAGTTGACAAAGATAAAGGAAGTGCATATAAAGAAGTACTACAAGGCTAGGGGGTAGTTGGTTGATAGATAGATGGATGAATGAGTGGGTGGATGGGAGGATGCAAGTGATGATGGTTATGCATAGTTGGCGATGCTGTAGTTTAGGCTCATGAGAAGGGAGGAGGATGGTAGCATATGTCATTCTCTAGCAGGAGTATAGTCCCAACAAAGATAGAACTCATAAGGTTCAAGCGCTCTCTCAAGGTTGCAAAGATGGTACACAAGATACTTGATGACAAGCGTGAGGTTCTATTGAAGAGGATAGATGAGATGATAGAGGAGGCAAGCAAGGCTAGAGAAGAGATATGGGCACCACTGCAGGATGTGTACGATGCAGTTAGGGATGCATATCTCACACTTGGTACAAACACTGTAGAGGCAATAGCATCCCTAACCCCTCCATCCATGGAGGTTGATGTGAACGTTAGACGCATCGTTGATGTTAAGGTACCAACACTGCAGGTAGCATACAAGGATAGCAAGGCAGTACTCTCATACAGCTTTGCTGATACCAATGCAGCAGTTGACAAGGCTGCTAGACTGATAAAGAACCTACTTCCAGGTATATACAAGGCTGCAGAGTACGAGAATGCAATATTCAGTCTAGCAAAGGAACTGGAGAGGACACAGAGGCTCATAAACGCTCTAGAGTATGTTATAGTGCCATACTACGAGCATGCAATAAAGTTCATAGGCCATGTGCTTGAGGAGAGGGAGAGGGAGGAGTTTGTGAGGCTCAAGAAGGTCAAGAGTACCCTTGAGAAGAAGAAGGGTATGGCTGCAGGGGTTGAGGCTTTGAGTAAGGGTGAGGAAGGGGAGGAGAAGGAGAAGGAAAAGGAGGAGGTAGCATTAGCAAGATGAACGAGGCTATAGATACCCTGTATAGGGAGGCTGAGGAGAGGATCAAGCAGGAGAAGGATAGGATTATTGCAAGGATAAGGGATGAACTTAGGTTAGCGAAGCAGAGGGTATTTAAAAGTTAGTTAGGTTACATTTTTTATATATTTTATCCCCATACCATCCATATTTACTCTTAGGAATTGGTTATCTACAAATACATGCAAGATCCACTTTCACTTGTAAAATCCAACACTTTCTGAGTTATAGTTAAATATAGGTAATCTTAACCCATAGCCAAATGAGTTATAGATCTCTTGCTTTAGTGATTGGCGCAGTGGCAATGGCAATAACGATGATGCTAACAGTAGCAGCAGGAAGTGCTTTTGCACAGGAGGAGCAGGTAGCAAAGACTGTTGTGGGAGAGCAGATGCTTGGTGCTGCAATAGCATTTGGGCTTGCAGCACTTGGAGCAGGACTAGGTCTGGGTTACGTTGGTGCTGCAGCACTTGCAGCAATAAGCGAGAACCCAAAGATCCAGTCTAGGGTATTCATATTCATAGGTATGGTAGAGTCTATAGCAATATACGGTCTAGTGGTAGTCTTCATAATACTAGGGCAGTAAGAGGGTTAGAGATACAGAAGGAATTTTTAAACCATCCAATGTAAGGAAGGAATGAGGTGAGCGGATAGATATGCCACTGGTCAAATTGCAAAAGGTTAGCCTCATCTTGCCTAGAAAGGAGGCTGCAGATGCCATAAACAGGCTAGCGGAACTGGAGTGGTTCCATCCAATAAACAAGGAGTCACACTACACTAATCCAGACATAGATGATCTCCTGCTAGATGCTAGCAGATTGCTCCAATCAATAGAGGATGTTGTAAAATCACTCAACATCCAACTGGAGACTGGAGTGCTTGATACTATGTTCAAGGGTGCACCAAACATCAAGACCAAGCTTGTGATATCTGATCTTGAGGATCTTATAAAGGACTTGGAGGCTAGGAGCAAGCCAATCATTGAGGAGGCTAGATCACTACTAACTGAGCATAACAGGGTAAGCAAGGTGCTTGAGGAGTATAAGGGCATAAGGGAGGTTCTAAGGACAGCATCCAACATAAACATGAACATAGATACCATGAGTATGATGAAGAGGTTCTACGCATCCATATTCATAGTAGGCAAGAACGATGTTGCAGAGATAGAGAGGAGCCTTGAAGGTGTATATGTTAAGAGCATAGGCTCAAGTGAGTTGAATACAACACTATTGGTTATAAGCACTAGGGAAGATGCAGAGAAGGTTGTTAAGGTATTCAGAACATTCGATGTACATCCATTCACAATACCCAAGGGGTTATCTCAGAACCCAAGCGAGGCATATGCACAGGTTGAGAAGGGTATAGCAGAGTATGAGAGGAAGAAGGAAGAGGTGGAAGAGGCTATAGAGAGGTTCAAGGCTAATGTTACACCAACCATGCTCTCACTCCATGAGGGTGCAAAGGCAGCAAAGGATGTACTCGAGACTATGCGCAAACCAGCAGGCACAAAGAACTTTGCACTCATAGAGGGTTACATACCTGCAAGTATGGAGAAGAGGTTCAGAGAACTCAGCAAGGACTGGGTATGCATAGTTGAGGATGTTAGTGAGGATAACCCAGACTCCCCAACACTTATGCAGAATCCAACGTACATGAGGACGTTCGAGGTTATAACATCCCAGCAAGGTATACCTGTAAGGAAGGAGAACGATCCTACCCCAATGATAGCATTTGTATGGCCAGTATTCTATGGTCTCATGTTTGCTGACTTTGGTCAAGGCTTCCTGCTCTTCCTGCTAGGCATGCTCTTGAGGGTTAGAGGTGTTGGTAGCATAAGGAGTTGGGGCACACTACTTGCTGCAAGTGGGCTTGGTGCTACAATTGCAGGCTTGATAACTGGGGAGGTCTTTGGCTGGCATATAGACAAATTTGCTGTATTTGAGCCATTGCTTCATACACAGTTAGGCTATATAATAGGCATACTTGATGTATCAGAACTCAGCATAGAGCAGGTGCTTAGGGTGCTTGAGGTATCAGTAGCTATAGGTGTAGCACATCTTGTCAGTGCATTCATCCTTAGGATAATAAAGGGCTTCAGGGAAGGGAAGGGGTTCGAATCCATAACTGTACACATACCATCGCTCATAGGTTATCTATCGGTAGTAGCATTGATACTCTCTGCCATAGGTGCTGGGTACGATGTCATAGGGATGTTCAGCCTTACAGGGATCAGGCATGAGGAGCCTGTGCCATGGATAACACCCATACTTGGTGACTGGGCAAGGGTTGAGATAGTTGCAGATGCTGCAGTTACAGCACTAATAGCAAGCATGGTAATACAGTTGCTAGGACACATGATTGAGGCTAGGAGGCATGCGCATGGTGGAGAGGGTGAGGAGAGCGGGATGATAGGAGCTGTTATGGAGGCATTCTTCATAAGGCCGTTGGAGTGGCTCTCACATACGATAAGTTACAGCAGATTGGGGATAATGCTCATAGTCCATGTTGCTTTAATGGTTACTATAAACAGCGCATACATCCAGTTTGAGAGCCAAGGTAACATAGGAGGGGGTATAGCAGTGCTAGCAGGGGGTAACCTTGGTGTTATGATGCTTGAGGGGCTCATAGTATACATACAGGCAATAAGGCTGCACCTGTACGAGTGGTTCCCCAAGTGGTACTCTGGCGAGGGAACAGAGTTCAGGAAGATAGTGCCTAGGATGCTCTACACAATATTCATCTGGGAGGGCAAGGATAAAGCCATGAGAGATGCAGGTGATGATGAGAGGAAGAGAGTTGCTAGGGCTAGTAGTAGCGGTATTAGCGGTTAGTAATAATAACAAGATTATTATTATTCAATAGAATATTATTATTAGCGTTGTTGAAGGTAAGGCAGATACAACTTCTTCATTATTACCTCAGGAGTCATCTTCTGCTCTATGCCCGTTGCTATAGCAGAGAGGTTCCTAACCTCTAGCGCCCTTAACTTCAGCGCTGCTATTATGGTTGAGTGCTTGAACATGGAATGATAAGTTGCTATGTACCTGCTGTACAGCATATCCTCAAGGTTCTTTTCAAGGATTGCTATAGCATCTATATCACTTGTATACTGCTGTGGTTGTGGTACAAGGTTCCTATACGCTGTGTTTGCCAACTCAGCAATTGCACTGCTAACACTCTCTGCAGATATCATCTTCTGCATACTCTCAACAGTCAGGGTTGGGAGTCTTACTGGGTTGAGTGGCATTATAGAGCTGCCAGGCTTGTAGAGGTCTATGGCTGGTACCTTGCTTACAACCAGCCTCCTTATCTGCTCCTCCTCAAGATTCCAGAACTTTGCTCTTAGTATGGCAAGTATGTTATACGCATCTATCTCAGGCACTATTATACCCTTTACATCAGAGTCACGCCAATGTGCTGCAAGAGCCCTAGCAAGCATAAGGTAGAATGTGTGATCTAGGAATGTATCGAATACCTGCAGATCTCTCTTCTCCTTGTACACATTCACAGCACTCTGCACATCCTCCCCAAACTCATTCCCTGCAAGGCTTGCTACTGCCTCATCCAGATCCTTTGCTACCAGTGCTTTAACAACAACATCCCTTCTACCAAGGAGTTCTTCAGCACGCATATTCACGTAAGGGAGTATCTCCTCATAGGATCTGTTTAGTGCCTTTGCCTTAAGTATAACCTTCAGGTTGTATATTATGTACCTTATAAAGTATGTATTGAGCAGTTCAGATTCTCTAGCAACGTTTGCTAGACTTGAGTGGAAGTTCACAAGATCCTCCCTTAGAGCACCCTCTACAGCAACAGCAGTGTATGGTCTCTGTAGCCTAGATACAGCATCAACGTACCTTGTGTTCTTAAGCCTTACTATGAACTCATCCATATCCCTTGACTCTGCAAGCATCTCAAGCACTTCCCTAGAGAGTAGGGAACCCTTGGTAGCAAATGATTTTACAGTGCCAAATATCCTGTTTGGTAGGCTAAGTGGTGCCAACTGCTAATCACAATGCATATGTGTAGAGGGGATTTTAACTTTATGCTTAAGATAATAGAAGAGGCAAAATAAGAACCAAGGCTTTCCATTACTTACTTATTCAAGCATAGCAGTTAGAGCATCGCTTATCCTTCCAATGAATGCTAGAGTTACAGCATGAATTGCAAATCCTGCTACTGCTGCAATCGCTATGTTACCAGTAAGACTGTTAACGGCAAGTATAACCCCTGCCAAAGGAAGTACTATTATTAAAGCAAGCATCGTGCTCACCCATGCCCCTTTCATCAACACACCTGGATCTACATTGTTCTGCCTTGCCCTCCTCATAATCCTCCCAGCGCTTATCTGCTGCGTACTCATCTCATCAATCTTCTCTCCTTACTCATATTTTAAAAATTGTATGCCAATAATCATAATCATAAATAAATTATATCAATAAAGATAGATTATATCCCTATCAGATTATAATCTTTTGATTATCACAATTATCTATTTGTAAATCTAGACAGTTTTATGATAATAACAAACTTATATATATGATTCATATAATATAAAGTAAATCTTTATAGAACTATGATAGGAGGATCTGGCTATCCTGCTATCGATTCCAGCATATAGTTCTGATATAGTAAATTTTTTAATCAAGTTCTGCGAATAGATGGTATATGTCCCTAATGGTTGAGGGTAAGAGTAGGTATAGGATAGAACCAAGGCTAGAAGAACTGCTCTCCAAGTTTGAGCATGATGCTGAACCATATGATAGGCTTGCTGCATACTCTTTACTGCTTATACCAATAGGTGCTGTAGCAATAGCACTAATGTTATTCTTAACTGGTCCAATAACCATAGGGTGGAAGGTATATCTTGCGATGGCATCTATAATGGGTCTGCCATTTGCAACCTACGCTGTATCCCTTTACGCTGATAGGAAGAAGCATGAGATCTCAAACACAAAGTACAAGCCTGTAACTGGTATATGCATGTGCGATCTCAGCCAACTCAGATACCACATGATAAGGTTTGAGAAGGCTGATAACTATGCAGAGAAAGCAAGGCATGCAAGGATGATGGAGTACTATGCTGAGAGGATAGGGTTAGGGCTCAATAGATGCTTGATATCAACTCGTTAGCCTCTAACATCCTGCCACAGTACCAACACCTTAATTTTTGTTTCTCTCTATCTATAACCTCTATCCTGCTTGCTATGCTCTTCTCTGCATTGCTTACACATGATGGGTTTGGGCAATTGAATACACCTATCAGCAGATCTGGTAGCTCTACCCTCCTCTTCTCCTTAACTCTATACTCACTAACTATATTTATTGTTGCCCTAGGTGCTATAAGTGCTATCTTGTTGGTCTCATCTACAGCAAGCAACCTATTCTCTATCTTGATTATATCCTTCTTCCCAAGCTTTACGCTAGGCACGTTCATCGCTACTGTAATAACATTACCTTCCCTGCCAGTTATGCCTAGAGCCTTAAGTACGAGTAGTGCCTTACCCGCATCTATATGATCTATAACAGTACCCTCCCTTATCCTCCTAACTAGGAGTTGCTCCTCTGTTGTTGCTGACATGTACTAATTGCATATATAGTGGTTTATAATCTTCTTGCTCATGGATAACCCGTTCTATAGAAGGGATGTGATCTCAACTAGGGATATAGCAAGGGATGAGTTAGAGATGCTCTTCAAGGCAACTGATAGGATAAGGGAGATGAGCATGCAGGAGAGGCTAAGCATATGCAAGGGAAAGGTTCTCTGCTACCTATTCTTTGAGCCTAGCACTAGAACAAGGCTGAGTTTTGAGATAGCAATGGCATCCATAGGTGGTACAAGCATAGGTATAGCAAGTGGCAAAGAGTCATCCATGGAGAAGGGGGAGAGCCTTGTTGATACTATAAGGGTTGTTGACTCGTACAGTGATGTTATAGTGCTTAGGCATTGGCTTGATGGCTCTGCAAGATTGGCAGCAGAGGTTGCAGAGAAGCCAGTTATAAATGCTGGGAGTGGAGCAGAGGAGCACCCAACACAGGCAATGCTTGATCTATACACGATGATGAAGGAGAAGGGTAGGATAGATGGACTCAAGATTGGTATAGTTGGAGACTTGAAGTACAGTAGAACTGTATACTCTCTACTCTATGCTCTTGCTAGATATAGTGTGGAGGTACATCTTATAGCACCACCAATGCTTAGGATACGGAGGGAATCCCTTTATGCATTAGACTCCTTGCACATCAAGGAGCATGATTCTATAGATGAGGTTATAGATGTGCTGGATGTTATATACGTAACAAGGATACAGAGGGAGAGGTTCCCAGATCCACATGAGTATGAGAAGGTAAAGCATAGTTACATAATAGATGGTAGAGTGCTAGAAGATGCAAAGAGCGATGCTATACTGCTCCATCCATTGCCTAGGGTTGATGAGGTAGCATATGAGGTTGATTCTGATTCAAGGGCAAGGTACTTCAAGCAGGCCTCCTATGGCAAGGATGTTAGGGCAGCACTACTAGCATTGATCATAAACCCAAATCTCCCAGTATAATCATTTATGTATGCATGTATGTATGGATCAGTGCAAGTTGAATTCATAATCAGATAGCATCTGCTTTATCCTCCTGTAGAGTATGAGATACCTCCTCCCCTCATCTGTTATGATGAATGCTCTAGGTTGATCTGGATCATGTGTTATAAGCCTTGCATCTAGAAGCATATCTATATACCTGCCTAGCATCCTTGTATCTAGATTGCACTTGTTGGCTATCTGTGTCTTATACATGGCTCCTTCTCTCTCCAGCACTGTAAGTATATCTGCAACTATCTCAAACCTGTTCCTCTTATCCATATCATATCTATGCTAGGCCTACTCTTTCAGTTCTTTTAGAGTAGGGGTTGATACATACAACTAACCATCGCATCCTTTCTTAACAGAGAGATAAATAAAAAGGGATGTATAGAATGGGAGGCTAATACTATTATTAACTGACTATACAACTACTCCATCCACAGTTCACGCATGTATTGCAACCCTCAGCAAAGACCAACTTGGATTTGCAGAGTGGGCATAGAACCTCACCTTCACCAGCACTAGTAAGTACATACCCCCTACTACTACTCTTAGCCCTATCACTCTTAAGTATAGCACCCTCTATCTCCCTTAGCAATGAACCATCCTTTACATACCTCCTTATGTACTCTACAACATAACTGCTTGGGATAGCATCAAACCTCTTAACCTTGCTCTCACCAGTTATGTGAAGAACCTGCTGCTGCCTTGAACCATCCCTGAATACTGTTATGCCCTTCAACCCTAGTTCATGGGCAAGGAGATATGAGCACTTCACATCTTCAGCAGTAACATCGTTAGGCATGTTTATGGTCTTTGCTATTGCATTACTTATCCACCTCTGCCACACAGTTTGAGCCATGATGTGGTCTGCCCAGTGTATATCCATTGCAGTAACAAAGACCTTCTGCATCTCCTCTGGCACCTCATCAAGCCCTCTAACAGAGCCATAGTTCTCTGCTATCTTCTTAAGCAGCTCATCACTGTATAAGCCTGCCTCCCTTAGAGCCTCCTCGAATATCCTGTTGGTATAGTAGAACTTGCCAACAGTTACATGCTTCTCATACACAAGTGCGAATGTAGGTTCTATACCTCCAGAGCAGTCAGCTATCATGCTTAGCGTTCCAGTGGGAGCAACAGTAGTGGTTTGGCTATTCCTTATCCCATAGCGCTTTATCTTCTCTATCAACGCATCCCAATCATGTGTATGCTCCTCCTTTGCAAGTTCATAGTAACCTGCAACTGGTAATCTACCTTGGATGTATCCACTCTCGTTGTAGAGTGGGAATGCTCCCCTAGCCTTTGCTATCTCAACACTCTCATCCATACTGTAGTATGTCAAGGCTTCAGCAATCCTATTCATCAACTCATAACCTTCCCTGCTGTTGTATGGTATCTTTAGCATGTAGAGTAGGTCTGCAAGGCCCATTATCCCTAGCCCTATCCTCCTGCTAGCCTTTGTTGCTCTATCTATCTCATCTATTGGGTACTTGCTCACATCTATAACGTTATCAAGGAACCTAGTTGCTAGCCTTATTATCTGCTCATACTTCTGCCAGTCAAACTCGTAACTCCCATCGGCCCTACGCTTAACCAACTTGGCAAGGTTTATTGAGCCAAGGTTGCATGACTCGTATGGGTAGAGGCTCTGCTCACCACATGGGTTTGTTGCCCTTATCAGCCCTTGCACATCCTTCATCACATTATACTTGTTCATGTTATCAAGGAATATCATTCCAGGCTCTGCTGACTGCCATGCACTTATGGCAATCAACTCCATCATCTGCCTAGCATCTATATAGCCAACTATCTTCCCATTCCTTGGGTTCCTCAATGCATACTTCTCATTGCTCTTTACAGCATCTACAAAGTCTGACCATACCCCAACACTTACATTGAAGTTCTCTAGCACTCCTGGCTTGGTCTTTGCCGTTACAAACTTCTCTATATCTGGATGCCATACCTCAAGTATGCCCATGTTTGCACCTCTCCTCTTGCCTCCCTGCTTAACCACCTCAGTGGTTGTATCAACTATACGCATGA includes the following:
- a CDS encoding V-type ATP synthase subunit A — its product is MVAKGRIIWISGPAVKADGMAEAKMYETVYVGESRLIGEVIRLTGDTAFIQVYESTSGLKPGEPVIGTGNPLSVLLGPGLIGRIYDGIQRPLDDIAKQSGAFISRGIAVDPVDKKKRYRFIPTVKVGDELEPGSRLGTVEETPLIKHHIMLPPDSPGGKVIAIESEDAYDLEHPIATLEKNGRRYEAKMYHYWPVRRPRPLREKLDPAIPLITGQRVIDTFFPVAKGGTAAIPGGFGTGKTVTMHQIAKWADAQVVIYIGCGERGNEMTEVLVEFPHLTDPRSGRPLMERTVLVANTSNMPVAAREASIYTGVTMGEYYRDMGYDVVLVADSTSRWAEALREMSGRLEEMPAEEGYPSYLASRLAEFYERAGRGIALGTPERIGSVTLIGAVSPSGADFTEPVTTHTIRFIKTFWGLDTRLAYSRHYPAINWMISYSGYVDSIAKWWMKNVSEEWLRLREEGYYILQREDTLKEIVRLLGPEALPDEEKLVLEVARMIKIGILQQAAFDKIDTYCSPAKQFKLLRLMVGFYREAQKALKAGISLADIRSMQIITRMLKAKFEISEEEISKIDALYNDMVEEFKALTAREVKQVVG
- a CDS encoding V-type ATP synthase subunit B — encoded protein: MVEVGVEYTKVSEIRGPLLIVEGISKASFDELVEIETIDGIKRLGKVLEVGQGKAVIQVFEGTTGLSVKGTRARFLGKTMEVPVSQELLGRIFDGLGRPIDGLPEPIAEEFRDVNGAPINPERREYPRDFIQTGVSVIDGMLTLVRGQKLPIFSGSGMPHNILAAQIARQATVVGSGEEFAVVFAAIGVQYSEAQYFKRSLEESGALRRSTLFLNLADDPAIERIITPRVALTVAEYLAFDLNMHVLVILTDMTNYAEALREISAAREEVPGRKGYPGYLYTDLATIYERAGRIKNIKGSITQMPILSMPADDITHPIPDLTGYITEGQIVLSRDLFRRDIYPPVGVLMSLSRLMKDGVGEGKTRADHMEVSNQLYDAYARAQEVRALSEIVGKAGLTGVDLKYLDFGDAFEQQFLKQSVDENRTLEETLRRAWDVLSTLPEGELTKIKEVHIKKYYKARG
- a CDS encoding V-type ATP synthase subunit D gives rise to the protein MSFSSRSIVPTKIELIRFKRSLKVAKMVHKILDDKREVLLKRIDEMIEEASKAREEIWAPLQDVYDAVRDAYLTLGTNTVEAIASLTPPSMEVDVNVRRIVDVKVPTLQVAYKDSKAVLSYSFADTNAAVDKAARLIKNLLPGIYKAAEYENAIFSLAKELERTQRLINALEYVIVPYYEHAIKFIGHVLEEREREEFVRLKKVKSTLEKKKGMAAGVEALSKGEEGEEKEKEKEEVALAR
- a CDS encoding ATP synthase subunit C codes for the protein MAITMMLTVAAGSAFAQEEQVAKTVVGEQMLGAAIAFGLAALGAGLGLGYVGAAALAAISENPKIQSRVFIFIGMVESIAIYGLVVVFIILGQ
- a CDS encoding V-type ATP synthase subunit I, producing MPLVKLQKVSLILPRKEAADAINRLAELEWFHPINKESHYTNPDIDDLLLDASRLLQSIEDVVKSLNIQLETGVLDTMFKGAPNIKTKLVISDLEDLIKDLEARSKPIIEEARSLLTEHNRVSKVLEEYKGIREVLRTASNINMNIDTMSMMKRFYASIFIVGKNDVAEIERSLEGVYVKSIGSSELNTTLLVISTREDAEKVVKVFRTFDVHPFTIPKGLSQNPSEAYAQVEKGIAEYERKKEEVEEAIERFKANVTPTMLSLHEGAKAAKDVLETMRKPAGTKNFALIEGYIPASMEKRFRELSKDWVCIVEDVSEDNPDSPTLMQNPTYMRTFEVITSQQGIPVRKENDPTPMIAFVWPVFYGLMFADFGQGFLLFLLGMLLRVRGVGSIRSWGTLLAASGLGATIAGLITGEVFGWHIDKFAVFEPLLHTQLGYIIGILDVSELSIEQVLRVLEVSVAIGVAHLVSAFILRIIKGFREGKGFESITVHIPSLIGYLSVVALILSAIGAGYDVIGMFSLTGIRHEEPVPWITPILGDWARVEIVADAAVTALIASMVIQLLGHMIEARRHAHGGEGEESGMIGAVMEAFFIRPLEWLSHTISYSRLGIMLIVHVALMVTINSAYIQFESQGNIGGGIAVLAGGNLGVMMLEGLIVYIQAIRLHLYEWFPKWYSGEGTEFRKIVPRMLYTIFIWEGKDKAMRDAGDDERKRVARASSSGISG
- a CDS encoding V-type ATPase subunit — encoded protein: MAPLSLPNRIFGTVKSFATKGSLLSREVLEMLAESRDMDEFIVRLKNTRYVDAVSRLQRPYTAVAVEGALREDLVNFHSSLANVARESELLNTYFIRYIIYNLKVILKAKALNRSYEEILPYVNMRAEELLGRRDVVVKALVAKDLDEAVASLAGNEFGEDVQSAVNVYKEKRDLQVFDTFLDHTFYLMLARALAAHWRDSDVKGIIVPEIDAYNILAILRAKFWNLEEEQIRRLVVSKVPAIDLYKPGSSIMPLNPVRLPTLTVESMQKMISAESVSSAIAELANTAYRNLVPQPQQYTSDIDAIAILEKNLEDMLYSRYIATYHSMFKHSTIIAALKLRALEVRNLSAIATGIEQKMTPEVIMKKLYLPYLQQR
- the pyrI gene encoding aspartate carbamoyltransferase regulatory subunit: MSATTEEQLLVRRIREGTVIDHIDAGKALLVLKALGITGREGNVITVAMNVPSVKLGKKDIIKIENRLLAVDETNKIALIAPRATINIVSEYRVKEKRRVELPDLLIGVFNCPNPSCVSNAEKSIASRIEVIDREKQKLRCWYCGRMLEANELISSIY
- the pyrB gene encoding aspartate carbamoyltransferase, producing the protein MDNPFYRRDVISTRDIARDELEMLFKATDRIREMSMQERLSICKGKVLCYLFFEPSTRTRLSFEIAMASIGGTSIGIASGKESSMEKGESLVDTIRVVDSYSDVIVLRHWLDGSARLAAEVAEKPVINAGSGAEEHPTQAMLDLYTMMKEKGRIDGLKIGIVGDLKYSRTVYSLLYALARYSVEVHLIAPPMLRIRRESLYALDSLHIKEHDSIDEVIDVLDVIYVTRIQRERFPDPHEYEKVKHSYIIDGRVLEDAKSDAILLHPLPRVDEVAYEVDSDSRARYFKQASYGKDVRAALLALIINPNLPV
- a CDS encoding winged helix-turn-helix domain-containing protein, encoding MDKRNRFEIVADILTVLEREGAMYKTQIANKCNLDTRMLGRYIDMLLDARLITHDPDQPRAFIITDEGRRYLILYRRIKQMLSDYEFNLH